Genomic window (Candidatus Margulisiibacteriota bacterium):
CGTCGTGCGATGAGCTTCGTCACAGATTATTAAATCAAATATGCCTTTTGTTTCATCAGTCTTTTGCAACATTTTTTGAGAACGAGATATAACTTCAATACTTTGATAAGTAGAAAAGACTACGGTCATTCCTTTTTTCCCATTACTCTCAACATGGTCAAACTGTTTAACAATATTATGAATGTTTGTACTAGCTGGCAGAGCCAAATCAATTATACTTAGGCTATCAATATCCTCATTTTTATCCTTTTTGCGTGAAACTTCAGGGTCAGAGCAAATGCAGATTGCATTTATTGGTTCAACTGCATCGGCACTCCACTCACGAAGAGTTTGCCCCATTAAGGCTATTGATGGGACAAGAAAAAGGATTAGCCCTTTACCGTCAGTTTCATTTTCAGCAATACGCAAAGCATTAAATGTTTTCCCTGTACCACATGCCATTATCAACTTACCTCTATCATTGTTTTTGAAATATTCATGTGTTGCTTGTAATGCAGTAAGCTGATGTGGTCTAATTGTTTTCTTTTCAGTTCGGGAAAGTTCTCCAAAGATACCTTTGTCTAGTTTTCCCCAATCTACAGGTGCTTCTTGTAATTCATATAAATTTAATCTAATTACAGGCGGATTTTGTGCCTTAATTGCTTCTACAGCATTTGCTCCCCATTTATTAGTGGTTGAAATCCATAATCTACATGAAAATCGAATAATATTTCCAGCTTCGTCTCTAAATTCACGACTTGTTGTTGATAGAAATGAATCGACACCTTTTTTGTCTATAGTCGTGTCTTCTTTATAACATTTACACTGTACTGCCCAGTATTCATCATCGTTGGTTAAAGTAACAATATCTATACCTGTATCATGTCCTCCCAGTTCATCTTTATATGGGAACTCACTCCATAACCAAACCTTTTTAAACAGATAAGCATATTTAGGGTCTGTTAATAGATACCCTTGCATTAATCGTTCAAAACGATTTCCTTTGTTAGCTTCTGAATATGCAAGATTGCGATGTTTTTCTAGTATTTTATTAAAGCTCATTCAATCATTGCATCCCTTGCGTAAATTTAATCGATAATTTTATTATATATGAAAGACAGCAGTTAATGAAGGCATATTGGCGTAGGGGTATATTGTTGTTTTGTGAATTCCCAAAAGTTGAAATTTATGTTCCCCGCGGAGAGGTAATTATTAGTGTTCGTCTGTGCTTATAAAAAAGCATAAATCCCTACGGGGGGCTAGTTTGCCTTAACACACTCAGAAAATCTTAATCTTTCCTGATTAGCTATGGTAGCCATAATTGCGAGTAATACCAATCCTATTAAAAACTCAATTAACTATTGCTTTCGATAAAAATGTAATTGGTGAAAAACCTGATTATATTTCCCTTAAATTTTCATGTTTTAGTGATTTATTCTGTCGTGGTTAGTATATAATATAAAAATGGTAACTGAAAATATCATTATTGAGCATACATCATCTTTTTTAAACAATAATACTTTGTTAGGCGTTGTAGCAGGTAGCTTATTGTCATTTTTAGGTTTAAATTGGGTTGAAATTATAAAAACACGCAATAAAAAGAATATATTAAAAAATTCATTATTAAGCGAAGTGTACTCTATAAAATTGTTTTTAATAGAGACTTTTGGTGAATATATAGACAAAAAATATAATTTCTTTCCCAAAATGATAATCACACAAAACTATTTTTCAATATATGAAAGTTCGTGTTCTGGTTTAGGCTTACTAAATAAGTCTGACGTTATGAAAGATATAATATTATTCTACAATCAGGTAAAACAATTTATTGAAATGCTACATGTAAATAACTGCTTGGTGGAATCCCATGTAATACAATGTGGGATACCCATTGGCAAACAGAAGGTATATGAATATAAAGAAGAGTTAGTAAAAAGATATAATAACTTATTAGAACAATCTGAAATAATAATATATAAGTTATCATAACTTATAGTACTGTAGATTACTTTATGATGGTAGTTGGCAAGTTGATGTTAAAAGGTTTGCTAATTAATTTAACAAAATAAAGTTATATCTAAGACCATGTGTCAGCATTTTTGATAATAGATTATATTTTTTCTGCGTGTCGAACGTGAATTTCTTCAATTTGTTTTATGAAAGTTTCTATTTTATTTTTTTCTGGTAAATCTGTTAATAAAGTAAGGTTATTAACCCGTTCTTTCGCAAAATCAAGATAATAATCTATATCGAAAATCTCCATGAAAGCCTTTAAGTTGTTTTGTTCAAAAAATCCTTTTTTGACCTTCATATTTAATAAGGCAAAATCAGTGAAAAGTGTTTTCTTTTCTTCTAAACATTTCTTAATATACATATCAAATTTTTCATTTTTACAATACTCCTGATTTTTATTTTTATGATAAAAGTTAGTTGCTACTTTGTTAAAAATGTTAGTATACTCATCATTCACTGCTATATCATCTAGTAAGTTTCTTTTTTCATAATCTTTATAAAACCTATCTGTTATTTCTTTTTCAAGTTCCTGTTTATTTACATCCTTGATTAGAGCTGCGTAAAAATCTTTATCGTTAAATAGTATTCCGTGCAGATAAAAACAAAATAAAATAGATTTGCTTTCTTTTATAACTGTCTTTATGTAGTCATTTTTATCAGAAACCTTTTCACTATTTAACAAATGCAATGTAGCAATTACAGAGTAGTTAGATTCATTTCTATTTGGGCTTACAAAGGTACTATTAGTTTTTGAGTTATAAGAAGCATTTAAACTGATAATACTATCAATAAATGCTTTTGTTTGGGGTTCATTTAAATATTTGTAATAAATAAAAGTTTTATCAAAAAAAGAAACTAATTTATCTTCAGCTTTATATTTAGAGATGCATTTTTTGACTTTTTCACATGTTTGACTGTAATCATCATCACTAATAAAAATTGGGTTAAGTTCATTATGAGGTATATACGTTTTCTGCGGTTTATACATAAAATAATTAAAAAAACATTCTGGATAATTAATGGCTCTTTTCTCATAATAGTCCTTGCCATTTCCACTCAGAGAATTATCACCAAACAATTTATATCCTATTTGAGTTGGGAAAAGCTCAACTAAAATATTAGTTGCTAAATCTTTCCCTACTGAATCAATTTTATTTGTTTTTTCTTCCGTAATAAAAATGTTATTAAAATGCTTTTCTATTCTATTTTTTTCATCCTTACCTTTTAACTGTATATATTGGTAAATATGTTTAAATTTGTCATCCCATGAATAAGTAAGGTATATCCATTTATTAGTCCAAATATCGTTGTAGAGAAAGGGATGATTAAGTTGAAGGATGCATAGTAATAAATAATCTTTTAAATTAACTTCAGTGTATATTTGTTTATAGTTACTAAGAAATAAATTTAAAATTCTTTTTATTTGTCTTACATTTTTTAAGTATGGCGTAAATGTTGTTTTGTAGAAGTTTGTATTACTAAAATCATTAAATTCATTTAGGGAATTTTCCATATTTTGATTTTTAAAATAATCTGTTAAACGGGATTCAAAGTAATCCTCTAAGCATTCTGAATCAACTTTAGGAATTTGGATCGGAAACTGAATAATTTTTTCAACAAATGAGGGAGAGGTTTTTTCTGAAATATGCTTTATTAACTCAGTTTTATCATAGGACAAAATGAATCGCGTGTTTATAAAATTCCCTATATTCCTTACAAGTTGAAATACGCTTAAAATCTCATTTGCTGTAAGTCTGTCTAGGTCGTCTATCACGATTATAATTTTTTTATCACCAATTTCATGTCTGATAGCATTTTCAACTTCTTCTTTTAATTCTTGATTGTTTTTTTCAACATCAGGAAAGCTAAAATTAATTCCCCAGCTGTTTATAGAAATGCCTTGTACAGACTTAAAGTATTTTTTTAGGATTTTAGGAACTATGGTATTGTCTGATAATTCAGAAAATTTCCTATTAATTTCAGTATAAAATGTTTTAATCAAAGAGATGTTTTTATCAAATGACCAAGGACTGAATTTTAGCAACACATAGTTATTTTTTAATAGCAGTGTCTTTTCTAGTAAATTTAATATTGATGTTTTGCCGTCGCCCCATTTTCCTTCAACCCCAATAACATATGAATCAGCATTAGCAGACTCGATAATAGGCATTAGTTGTTCATTTATAAATTGCCTCCTATCAAGCAGGTCTTGTTCATAATCAAAAATAGAGGAATCAGAATAAAGGTATTCTTCTTTATTTACATGTGGTTCACCCGTCTTTTTGTATTTTTTAAAACAATATAAGGTTATAAATAACAAACACAATGCTGTAGCAAGAAGCACTGTTGGAATTAGTAGCCAGTAAATGCTGTTAATTATTAAATCAAGAAATACCAATAAATAAATTACATATGTAGCAATAAGGAAAAAATACAAGAAATCTTCTTGTTTGTTATTTAGATTGAGTATGAATTTTTTTATTGTTGGCATAAAGAGACTTCTAAATAAGCACAGTAATAGACCAGAAAGTATTAATGTCTGTAAGATAGTAATATTGATTATGGAGGGTATTAAATCAATAAGATTAAACACTCGAATTGAGTATAATATAAAACCTATTAATAATACGTAATTTAACTTAACTCTATTCATGCCAGTTATCTTTTGAATAGTCAGTTTATGGTATTTTTCAAATATTTTGTTAAAGGTCATTTATTTATTATATGTTAAATGCATACTTATTAGAAGAAAACGCTCCCGCTTTAGTCAATTGTCTGCAAAACTTGTTTACTTTTATAATCAAACTGAATGTAAAAATATTCATATTAAATTTATTAAAAATAAATTTAATATATTTTTCGTCTGAAATATTTGCACTTCTAGGTGTTACTATTACTAATTTATCTAACTTTCTTATACTTGTATACTCCCTTAATATTGCTATTCAAATAACCACCAACAGAAGAAGCATTTTTTAAATTATAGAATTCTGGCTGGGGTACGCCCGAATAGTCATATAATGATCCATCTAAAAATTCTACCCTTAAAGTATTCGTGCTTTCCTCATAACCAATTTTTGCAACATTTGAAGATGAAACTGGAATCATATTTATATTATTCATTTTTTTCTCCTTTTATTTAAATTTATTACTATTATTTCCTTCCTTTTAATTTTCAGCAAACTTACAAATCCTATTTATTAACTCAATTAATTTGTCTGATTTTTTTTCTTTCTCCCATGCCAAACACAATGCGGTAGCTATTATTAATGGGTTTTTTCTTAAGTTACCTGCATCACCATACTTTTTCTCTGCTTCATTTAAAAAACTATTAAAAACTG
Coding sequences:
- a CDS encoding P-loop NTPase fold protein, yielding MTFNKIFEKYHKLTIQKITGMNRVKLNYVLLIGFILYSIRVFNLIDLIPSIINITILQTLILSGLLLCLFRSLFMPTIKKFILNLNNKQEDFLYFFLIATYVIYLLVFLDLIINSIYWLLIPTVLLATALCLLFITLYCFKKYKKTGEPHVNKEEYLYSDSSIFDYEQDLLDRRQFINEQLMPIIESANADSYVIGVEGKWGDGKTSILNLLEKTLLLKNNYVLLKFSPWSFDKNISLIKTFYTEINRKFSELSDNTIVPKILKKYFKSVQGISINSWGINFSFPDVEKNNQELKEEVENAIRHEIGDKKIIIVIDDLDRLTANEILSVFQLVRNIGNFINTRFILSYDKTELIKHISEKTSPSFVEKIIQFPIQIPKVDSECLEDYFESRLTDYFKNQNMENSLNEFNDFSNTNFYKTTFTPYLKNVRQIKRILNLFLSNYKQIYTEVNLKDYLLLCILQLNHPFLYNDIWTNKWIYLTYSWDDKFKHIYQYIQLKGKDEKNRIEKHFNNIFITEEKTNKIDSVGKDLATNILVELFPTQIGYKLFGDNSLSGNGKDYYEKRAINYPECFFNYFMYKPQKTYIPHNELNPIFISDDDYSQTCEKVKKCISKYKAEDKLVSFFDKTFIYYKYLNEPQTKAFIDSIISLNASYNSKTNSTFVSPNRNESNYSVIATLHLLNSEKVSDKNDYIKTVIKESKSILFCFYLHGILFNDKDFYAALIKDVNKQELEKEITDRFYKDYEKRNLLDDIAVNDEYTNIFNKVATNFYHKNKNQEYCKNEKFDMYIKKCLEEKKTLFTDFALLNMKVKKGFFEQNNLKAFMEIFDIDYYLDFAKERVNNLTLLTDLPEKNKIETFIKQIEEIHVRHAEKI
- a CDS encoding DEAD/DEAH box helicase family protein, whose translation is MSFNKILEKHRNLAYSEANKGNRFERLMQGYLLTDPKYAYLFKKVWLWSEFPYKDELGGHDTGIDIVTLTNDDEYWAVQCKCYKEDTTIDKKGVDSFLSTTSREFRDEAGNIIRFSCRLWISTTNKWGANAVEAIKAQNPPVIRLNLYELQEAPVDWGKLDKGIFGELSRTEKKTIRPHQLTALQATHEYFKNNDRGKLIMACGTGKTFNALRIAENETDGKGLILFLVPSIALMGQTLREWSADAVEPINAICICSDPEVSRKKDKNEDIDSLSIIDLALPASTNIHNIVKQFDHVESNGKKGMTVVFSTYQSIEVISRSQKMLQKTDETKGIFDLIICDEAHRTT
- a CDS encoding KTSC domain-containing protein codes for the protein MNNINMIPVSSSNVAKIGYEESTNTLRVEFLDGSLYDYSGVPQPEFYNLKNASSVGGYLNSNIKGVYKYKKVR